The DNA region GTCTGTTGCTGGTAACTTTGTTGTCATCTGGGTATTCATGAATACCAAATCCCTAAGATCACCAGCCAATCTTTTGGTCGTCAACCTGGCCATCTCCGACTTCTTCATGATGCTTACCATGACTCCTCCTCTCCTGGTCAACGCTTACTGGGGCACATGGGCGTTCGGTGCCTTCTTCTGTGAGATCTACGCTTTCCTGGGTTCCCTTTTCGGCTGCGTGTCCATCTGGTCCATGGTCTTCATCACTGCTGACCGATACAACGTCATTGTCAAGGGAGTATCTGCTGAACCTCTCACATCTGGTGGTGCTATGATGAGGATTGCAGGAGTTTGGACTTTCGCTCTTGCTtggtgccttcctcccttcttcggatGGAACCGTTATGTGCCTGAGGGTAACATGCTTGCATGTGGTACCGACTACCTGACAGAGTCTGAACTCTCCAAGAGTTACCTATATGTATACTCCGTATGggtttatctcttccctcttgccTACATCATCTACAGCTACACTTTCATCGTTAAGGCTGTCGCTGCCCACGAGAAGGGAATGCGAGAGCAAGCCAAGAAGATGGGTGTTAAGTCCCTGAGGAGTGAGGAAGCCCAGAAGACCTCTGCTGAGTGCCGCCTTGCCAAGGTTGCCCTCATGACTGTCACTCTGTGGTTCATGGCCTGGACCCCCTACTTCATCATCAACTGGGGAGGCATGTTCAACAAGCCCATGGttactcctcttttctccatctgggGCTCCGTCTTCGCCAAGGCCAACGCCGTCTACAACCCCATCGTGTACGCCATCAGCCACCCCAAGTACCGTGCTGCCCTTGAGAAGAAGCTGCCTTGCCTTGCCTGCAGCACTGAGGGCAGAGATGGTGGTTCCGATGTTGCTTCCAATGCCACTGCTCAGAGCACTGAGAAGACTGAATCTGCTTAGGAAAAGACTATTTGTAGTTTCCTTTTCTAAACAGTCAGTGAACAAAGGTAACTCAATGTACGTTTGCTAAAGTCAAAATAATAAATTCCTTGCATGTGAAAAGTCTTTTTCTGATATGAATTTACGATAAGACATCTATAACTGTTTACGTTTTctatgaaattgataaaaaaaaatatatatatacctactaacTATCGGAACAgtcgaagaaatagaaaaatatatattcatttatagataAACCTATTCAAAACTAAAGACTAAAGGTTACACTACAATTCAGCTTCAAACTCTTACAAATGCTTTAAAACTATTAAAACGTAAAGTATTCGTAATGTAATGCACCCTGAGACTAGAGAGATAGTATATTCATCCAAAGGTCTATATTGCGTTTAGAATCAAAAAATCGTTTAGAaagcattataattatgattttctccctcttcagGAAGGTATCTTACCACAATTCGATAAAAGTTCACTTGAAACTAAATATACAGTCGTCAACTCCAtggtgattaaaaaagaaaatatatctgaaaaacatAGAATCATCCCATATTCATAGGAATCCATATTAGTCATGTATATGTTTGCTATGTGTAAACATATCGTAAACTATTCATTAAAATGAACTGTCTTTCAATATCCAAAGGTAAAGAAATGAAGACTTCTTTACTgcggaaaaacataaaaaatagacgAGTTAACTGATTAAAGAGACACTTTCCGTAATTTCCAAAATCGACCTTATACTGGAAGTGAACCGATGATTGGTAGCGTAAAATTACTTTCTTATgataatttattcatacatatgtatatttgtttatacaataaatatatatatgtatatgaatatatttaagtgtatgtgtaaatatacacacagacacgcgtgcgcatatatatatatatatatatatatatatatatatataatgtatatataaagagacagagaatagaaaGACATTTTGGCTTCTTTAGTCGGAGGTGCATCCAGTGAGGCAGAATTCTCACAGGTTGTCAGGATCAACGTGGTTAATCGTATTGCTGCACAGCTGACTACGGTAAAAACTTCAGCATCTGTTTCAGCGCCAGTTTCATCAGTAGATTTAGCACCTTTCTTTAACACCAGCTTTATTATCAACTTCAGCACTTGTTTTAATGCCAGCATCAGCAACAGCTCCACAATTAACCTGTCATattacaaagataaacaaacctGATGCAAATGTTGCTACAGACGACGGAACACACGATGTTCATTATACAGCCATAGATTGTTCAACAGGTccatttctagaaaaaaaaaattttttacaaGCCTTCTTCGTCAACAATTATAGTTTCTTAAGCTCCTGTAGTAGACCGTGGAAGTTAATCAGCTAACAATATATTACGCAAAATGATTTTAAGTATACCATGTGTAGTATTGACTGAAGCAATACTGGTTATATGTAATAGTGTTCTAACTACATATGCTACGTAATAATGTGAAAACCGcgtcatatgtgtataaatgatgGCCGACTGAGACATTAGAAATTAAGAGTTCGGCCAGTTTACATAGATCATTCCTTGGCTATTTACAGGCATGTAAACTATTATGTGAGTAAACATTTAGAATgaaactcttctctcctctctcgttacacacatgatgtgtgtgtatgtgtttatgaacacATTTGTGTGTAGTATTACATATTAAGAATACTTCCTtttgccctgtgtgtgtgtgggtgaatctatgtttctgtttctgtgtgcgtgaagAGGGTGTCTATGTCAATCATAAAGgaaaatttgtattttttcactTCCTTATAAGTCATCTTCTTTCAGACTTTCCCTATCAACACATCCTATATAGAAATTCATAAGGAACAAAGTTCTTTTATATCTAAATTCaccttaaacaaaataaaaggacttctagcaaagtgaaaaaaagaaaaggataatctCATAAGGCAGGTTCGTTACTCTTGCAGACTATATAAGACTAACCCGAACGCCTCCTCTCCAGTTACCTCTCGGCAGCTCAGAGGAAGTCATACACCGAAGTAGTTCTCTTCAGAAATTTCTTCGGTTCGGTGACACTCCGTGAACATAAAGGTAAGTTCTCTTCGATTACGAGTTCCTAACTTTAGCCAAACAAGACCTGTTCTTGAATTAACATACatcttatatattcatagattatgtttgtgtttacaggTTTATATCCACTGCATGTATcgaattataaatgtatgtgtatagactcgtatatacatacgcacacacatatatacatatacaaataaatttatattatatatacactacatatgtatatatatatatatatatatatatataaacatacacacatgaattgaaaaatagtatattagtatatattactacatttttgtacagatacaaaaatatgaagtaaaatgTGGTAAGAAGCAGTTATCTATTCGTTAcactacgtatatatgtgtaaacatacacacatgcaaaagataaaatagtaaattagtatatattactgcatatttttttagttacaaaaatatgaagtaaaatgGGGTAAGAATCAGATATCTATTTGTTACAGATGTCGTGGAACAGTCCAGCACATTCGGCGGATAATGCCCTCCCATCCACCAATCCTTATGGCAACTACACTGTGGTGGATACGGTGCCAGAATCTATGCTCCACATGGTGGACTCTCACTGGTACCAATTCCCTCCCATGAACCCTCTCTGGTATGGCCTTCTCGGCTTCTGGATGACTGTCATGGGAACGCTGTCTGTTGCTGGTAACTTTGTTGTCATCTGGGTATTCATGAATACCAAATCCCTAAGATCACCAGCCAATCTTTTGGTCGTCAACCTGGCCATCTCCGACTTCTTCATGATGCTTACCATGACTCCTCCTCTCCTGGTCAACGCTTACTGGGGCACATGGGCGTTCGGTGCCTTCTTCTGTGAGATCTACGCTTTCCTGGGTTCCCTTTTCGGCTGCGTGTCCATCTGGTCCATGGTCTTCATCACTGCTGACCGATACAACGTCATCGTCAAGGGAGTATCTGCTGAACCTCTCACATCTGGTGGTGCTATGATGAGGATTGCAGGAGTTTGGGCTTTCGCTCTTGCTtggtgccttcctcccttctttggaTGGAACCGTTATGTGCCTGAGGGTAACATGCTTGCATGTGGTACCGACTACCTGACAGAGTCTGAACTCTCCAAAAGTTACCTATATGTATACTCCGTATGggtttatcttttccctcttgccTACATCATCTACAGCTACACTTTCATCGTTAAGGCTGTCGCTGCCCACGAGAAGGGAATGCGAGAGCAAGCCAAGAAGATGGGTGTTAAGTCCCTGAGGAGTGAGGAAGCCCAGAAGACCTCTGCTGAGTGCCGTCTTGCCAAGGTTGCCCTCATGACTGTCACTCTGTGGTTCATGGCCTGGACCCCCTACTTCATCATCAACTGGGGAGGCATGTTCAACAAGCCCATGGttactcctcttttctccatctgggGCTCCGTCTTCGCCAAGGCCAACGCCGTCTACAACCCCATCGTGTACGCCATCAGCCACCCCAAGTACCGTGCTGCCCTTGAGAAGAAGCTGCCTTGCCTCTCTTGCGCTACTGAGGGCCGAGATGGTGGTTCTGATGCTGAATCCACTACCACTGCTCAAAGCACTGAGAAGACTGAATCTGCTTAGGAAAAGACTATTTGTAGTTTCCTTTTCTAAACAGTCAGTGAACAAAGGTAACTCAATGTACGTTTGCTAAAGTCAAAATAATAAATACCTTGCATGTGAAAAGTCTTTTCCTGACATGAATTTACGATAAGACATCTATAACTGTTTACGTTTTctatgaaattgataaaaaaatatatatatacatactaactaTCGGAACAgtcgaagaaacagaaaaatatatattcatttatagataAACCTATTGAAAACTAAAGACTAAAGGTTACACTACAATTCAGCTTCAAATTCTTACAAATGCTTTAAAACTATTAAAATGTAAAGTATTCGTAATGTAATGCACCCTGAGACTAGAGAGATGGTAAATTCATCCAAAGGTCTATATTGCGTTTAGAATCCAGAAATCGTTTAGAaagcattataattatgattttctccctcttcagGAAGGTATCTTAACACAATTCGATAAAAGTTCACTTGAATCTAAATATACAGTCGTCAACTCCAtggtgattaaaaaagaaaatatatctgaaaaacatAGAATCATCCCATATTCATAGGAATCCATATTAGTCATGTATATGTTTGCTATTTGTAAACATATCGTAAACTATTCATTAAAATGAACTGTCTTTCAATATCCAAAGGTAAAGAAATGAAGACTTCTTTACTgcggaaaaacataaaaaatagacgAGTTAACTGATTAAAGAGACACTTTCCGTAATTTCCAAAATCGACCTTATACTGGAAGTGAACCGATGATTGGTAGCGTAAAATTACTTTCTTatgataatatattcatacatatgtatatttgtttatacaatatatatatgtgcatatgaatatatttaagtgtatgtgtaaatatacacacagacacgcgtgcgcatatatatatatatatatatatatatatatatataaagagacagagaatagaaaGACATTTTGGCTTCTTTAGTCGGAGGTGCATCCAGTGAGGCAGAATTCTCACAGGTTGTCAGGATCAACGTGGTTAATCGTATTGCTGCACAGCTGACTACGGTAAAAACTTCAGCATCTGTTTCAGCGCCAGTTTCATCAGTAGATTTAGCACCTTTTTTTAACACCAGCTTTATTATCAACTTCAGCACTTGTTTTAATGCCAGCATCAGCAACAGCTCCACAATTAACCTGTCATattacaaagataaacaaacctGATGCAAATGTTGCTACAGACGACGGAACACACGATGTTCATTATACAGCCATAGATTGTTCAACAGGTccatttctagaaaaaaaaaatgtttacaagcCTTCTTGGTCAACCATTATAGTTTCTTAAGCTCCTGTAGTAGACCGTGGAAGTTAATCAGCTAACAATATATTACGCAAAATGATTTTAAGTATACCATGTGTAGTATTGACTGAAGCAATACTGGTTATATGTAATAGTGTTCTAACTACATATGCTACGTAATAATGTGAAAACCGcgtcatatgtgtataaatgatgGCCGACTGAGACATTAGAAATTAAGAGTTCGGCCAGTTTACATAGATCATTCCTTGGCTATTTACAGGCATGTAAACTATTCTGTGAGTAAACATTTAGAATgaaactcttctctcctctctcgttacacacatgatgtgtgtgtttatgtgtttatgaacACATTTGTGAGTAGTATTACATATTAAGAATACTTCCTtttgccctgtgtgtgtgtgggtgaatctatgtttctgtttatgtgtgcgtgaagAGGGTGTCTATGTCAATCATAAaggaaaatttttattttttcacttccttATAAGTCATCTTCTTTCAGACTTTCCCTATCAACACATCATATGTAGAAATTCATAAGAAACAAAGTTATTTTATATCTAAATTCaccttaaacaaaataaaaggacttctagcaaagtgaaaaaaagaaaaggataatctCATAAGGCAGGTACGTTACTCTTGCAGACTATATAAGACTAACCCGAACGCCTCCTCTCCAGTTACCTCTCGGCAGCTCAGAGGAAGTCATACACCGAAGTAGTTCTCTTCAGAAATTTCTTCGGTTCGGTGACACTCCGTGAACATAAAGGTAAGTTCTCTTCGATTACGAGTTCCTAACTTTAGCCAAACAAGACCTGTTCTTGAATTAACATACatcttatatattcatagattatgtttgtgtttacaggTTTATATCCACTGCATGTATcgaattataaatgtatgtgtatagactcgtatatacatacgcacacacatatatacatatacaaataaatttatattatatatacactacatatgtatatatatatatgtaaacatacacacatgaattgaaaaatagtatattagtatatattactacatttttgtacagatacaaaaatatg from Penaeus chinensis breed Huanghai No. 1 chromosome 31, ASM1920278v2, whole genome shotgun sequence includes:
- the LOC125042240 gene encoding rhodopsin-like, which produces MSWNSPAHSANNALPSTNPYGNYTVVDTVPEFMLHMVDSHWYQFPPMNPLWYGLLGFWMTIMGTLSVAGNFVVIWVFMNTKSLRSPANLLVVNLAISDFFMMLTMTPPLLVNAYWGTWAFGAFFCEIYAFLGSLFGCVSIWSMVFITADRYNVIVKGVSAEPLTSGGAMMRIAGVWTFALAWCLPPFFGWNRYVPEGNMLACGTDYLTESELSKSYLYVYSVWVYLFPLAYIIYSYTFIVKAVAAHEKGMREQAKKMGVKSLRSEEAQKTSAECRLAKVALMTVTLWFMAWTPYFIINWGGMFNKPMVTPLFSIWGSVFAKANAVYNPIVYAISHPKYRAALEKKLPCLACSTEGRDGGSDVASNATAQSTEKTESA
- the LOC125042242 gene encoding rhodopsin-like — protein: MSWNSPAHSADNALPSTNPYGNYTVVDTVPESMLHMVDSHWYQFPPMNPLWYGLLGFWMTVMGTLSVAGNFVVIWVFMNTKSLRSPANLLVVNLAISDFFMMLTMTPPLLVNAYWGTWAFGAFFCEIYAFLGSLFGCVSIWSMVFITADRYNVIVKGVSAEPLTSGGAMMRIAGVWAFALAWCLPPFFGWNRYVPEGNMLACGTDYLTESELSKSYLYVYSVWVYLFPLAYIIYSYTFIVKAVAAHEKGMREQAKKMGVKSLRSEEAQKTSAECRLAKVALMTVTLWFMAWTPYFIINWGGMFNKPMVTPLFSIWGSVFAKANAVYNPIVYAISHPKYRAALEKKLPCLSCATEGRDGGSDAESTTTAQSTEKTESA